The Deltaproteobacteria bacterium genome segment ATCGTCGTGCCGCTCTACATCACTGTCTATGTCTTCACGGTCATGGTCCGGTTCATCGACTCGGCGACCGACAACCTGCCGGTGCCGCTGAGGCCGAGCACCTACCTGCCCTACGACATACCGGGGGCCGGCATACTCTTCACCGTGCTCGGCATCTTCATCGTCGGAGTTCTGGCCACGAACCTCATAGGCAGAAAGCTCGTGGAGCTCGGCGAGTGGTTCCTCTCGAAGATACCTTTTCTCAGGGCCGTCTACAAGGGCACCAAGCAGTTCATGGAGACCTTCTTCTCCACCGACCACGACGGTTTCCGCCGGGTCGTGCTGCTCGAGTATCCCCGCAAGGGTCTCTTCTCCATAGGCTTTGTCACGGGAAAGACTGGCGGCGAGCTGGGCGAGAGGATAGGGGAGCGGACGATAAACATCTTCATTCCCACGACGCCGAACCCCACGTCGGGCTACTACATAGTCGTTCGGGAAAAGGATGTGGTGCCGCTTGAGATGACCGTGGAGGACGCCTTCAAGGTCGTCATGACGGGCGGCATCGTCATCCCGCAGGCCGTCCCGGCCGGCGCCGCGCAGACCCCTCCCGCCGTCGGTGACGGGGGCCCGCCTGCGGCGTCCGCGCCGCCGGGGGTCCGGGCCGCTGGGGGCGGCGACGGGCTTCAGGGCGGTGGCGGGGAGACGACGTCCGCCGGGCGGGCGGGCCCGGAATAATGCCGCTTCGCCTTTGCGGAGGGCGCAGGGGCCTCGGCCTCGGCGTCTTCAGTCCATTCAGTACAAACCAAGGAGGTCCTGTTTCATGTCGAACGAGGTGACGGCGCCGGAGGCGGCGGCCGGGCCTGCAGGCGACGAGCTCTGCCTCAACACTCTCAGGTTCCTGGCGGTCGACGCCGTGGAGCGGGCCGCTTCCGGCCACCCCGGCATGCCCATGGGAGATGCGGCCATGGCCTATACGCTGTGGACCCGCTTTCTGCGTTTCTCGCCCGGCGATCCCCGGTGGCCGGACCGGGACCGCTTCGTCCTCTCCGCCGGCCACGGCTCCATGCTCCTCTACGGGCTGCTCCATCTATCGGGCTTCGACATCACGCTCGACGACCTCAGGTCCTTCCGCCAGTGGGGCAGCCCCACGCCGGGTCATCCCGAGTACGACCCGGACCGCGGCATAGAGATGACCACCGGTCCTCTCGGCCAGGGGTTCGCCACCGGCGTGGGCATGGCCATGGCGGCCCGTTATCTCGGCGACAGGTACAACCGTCCCGGCTACACCCTCTTCGACTACAACGTCTACGCCGTCACCAGCGACGGCGACCTCATGGAAGGCGTCAGCTCCGAGGCGGCCTCGCTGGCCGGTCACCTGGCCCTCGGCAACGTGGTCTACCTCTATTCGGACAACCGGATCACCATCGAGGGCCCTACGGACCTCACCTTCACCGAGGACGTGGCCGCCCGCTTCAGGGCCATGAAGTGGCACGTCCAGCAGGTGGACGGCGACGACATCGAGGCCGTAAGCGCGGCCATCGAGGCCGCGAGGGCCGAGAAGAGCCGTCCCTCGCTCATAATGGCCCGCACCCACATCGGTTTCGGAAGCCCGGCAAAGCAGGACACGGCCGGCGCCCACGGCGCTCCCCTCGGTCCCGACGAGGCGCGGGCCGCCAAACGCAGCCTCGGCTGGCCCGAGGAGAGCGACTTCTACGTGCCCGACGAGGCGCGCCGGGTCTTCGAGGCCGCCGCGCGGCGCGGCTCTTCACTCGCCGCCGACTGGCGCGCCCTCTTCGAGCGCTACAGGAGGGACTTCCCCGGCGAGGCCGCCGAGCTCGAGGCCCTCATGGCCGGACGGCTTCCAGGCGCGTGGGAAGATAGGCTGCCGGCCTTCAAGCCCTCCGACGGCCCCATGGCGACGCGCAGCGCCTCGGGCAGGTGCCTCAACGCCATGGCCGGCGAGGCGCCCTTTCTCGTCGGCGGCAGCGCCGATCTCGGCCCCTCCAACAACACCTTTCTCAAGGGTTTTGAGAGCTTCGCACCCGGCGCCTCGGGCCGCAACATCCACTTCGGCGTGCGCGAGCACGCCATGGGGGCCGTCATGAACGGCATGGCCCTCGACGGCCTCATCGTCCCCTACGGCGGCACCTTCCTCGTCTTCTCCGACTACATGCGGCCGGCCATACGCCTTGCCTGTCTCATGAAGACCCATGTGGTCTACGTCTTCACCCACGACTCCATCGGCCTCGGCGAGGACGGGCCCACCCATCAGCCCGTGGAACACCTCGCCGCCCTGCGGGCCGTGCCGGGCATGACGGTCATCAGGCCCGCCGACGCCGAGGAGACGAAAGAGGCCTGGCGCACGGCCCTCAGGGACGTGAAGGGACCGGTGGCCCTTGTGCTCACGCGACAGAAGGTGCCTCTCATAGACAGGACGCGCTACGCCGGCGCCGAAGGGGTGCGCCGCGGCGCCTACGTGCTCGCCGACTGCGCCGCAGAGCCGGAGCTCATAATCATAGCCACGGGCTCGGAGGTCCACATAGCCATCGAGGCCTGCGAGGCCCTGGCAGACGAAGGCGTAAGGGTCCGGCTCGTCAACATGGCAAGCCGCGAGCTCTTCGAGCGCCAGGACCCGGCCTACAGGGAGTCGGTCCTGCCCCGAAACGTGAGGAGAAGGCTCGCCGTCGAGGCCGCCTCGAGCTTCGGCTGGGGCGAGTACGTTGGCCTGGACGGAGCCGCCATATCCATCGACCGCTTCGGCGCCTCGGCCCCGGCGCCGACACTCTTCGAGAAATTCGGCTTCACCGCCGAAAACATCAAAACCCAGGCCCTGCGACTGCTTGGAAAATCCTGATTTATT includes the following:
- the tkt gene encoding transketolase, with the translated sequence MSNEVTAPEAAAGPAGDELCLNTLRFLAVDAVERAASGHPGMPMGDAAMAYTLWTRFLRFSPGDPRWPDRDRFVLSAGHGSMLLYGLLHLSGFDITLDDLRSFRQWGSPTPGHPEYDPDRGIEMTTGPLGQGFATGVGMAMAARYLGDRYNRPGYTLFDYNVYAVTSDGDLMEGVSSEAASLAGHLALGNVVYLYSDNRITIEGPTDLTFTEDVAARFRAMKWHVQQVDGDDIEAVSAAIEAARAEKSRPSLIMARTHIGFGSPAKQDTAGAHGAPLGPDEARAAKRSLGWPEESDFYVPDEARRVFEAAARRGSSLAADWRALFERYRRDFPGEAAELEALMAGRLPGAWEDRLPAFKPSDGPMATRSASGRCLNAMAGEAPFLVGGSADLGPSNNTFLKGFESFAPGASGRNIHFGVREHAMGAVMNGMALDGLIVPYGGTFLVFSDYMRPAIRLACLMKTHVVYVFTHDSIGLGEDGPTHQPVEHLAALRAVPGMTVIRPADAEETKEAWRTALRDVKGPVALVLTRQKVPLIDRTRYAGAEGVRRGAYVLADCAAEPELIIIATGSEVHIAIEACEALADEGVRVRLVNMASRELFERQDPAYRESVLPRNVRRRLAVEAASSFGWGEYVGLDGAAISIDRFGASAPAPTLFEKFGFTAENIKTQALRLLGKS
- a CDS encoding DUF502 domain-containing protein is translated as MKTGLRKYFITGLLIVVPLYITVYVFTVMVRFIDSATDNLPVPLRPSTYLPYDIPGAGILFTVLGIFIVGVLATNLIGRKLVELGEWFLSKIPFLRAVYKGTKQFMETFFSTDHDGFRRVVLLEYPRKGLFSIGFVTGKTGGELGERIGERTINIFIPTTPNPTSGYYIVVREKDVVPLEMTVEDAFKVVMTGGIVIPQAVPAGAAQTPPAVGDGGPPAASAPPGVRAAGGGDGLQGGGGETTSAGRAGPE